A region of the Lycium barbarum isolate Lr01 chromosome 1, ASM1917538v2, whole genome shotgun sequence genome:
tcattttcctTATTTCGTTCAGTACTTTTATGCCCATTGTTAACTCCGCATAAATGGATATGCTACGTTTGGAACTGGGACAAAGTATATCTTCCTTTCAGTATGGCTCTTTTACGGTACAGGATTGATTCGATTAAACAACAGACTGTAAACACGACCCCATCCCCacacgaaaaagaaaaggaaaaagggaaaatcCACAATCTGATTGGAAATTACACTCTGCTTCTATGTAGCATCATATATGTGGCTAAAGCTCCCCTCCGACCCACCCCAAAGAAGATGGAACGAGTAACTATAATCTTTTCAGACATACGAAAAAGTGAAaagattattttattttcttatttcgGTCTTCTTCCTTAACAAATTGAAGTGTTAAAGTTGTATTGTTTTTACCCATCAAATGACCAAAGACCCTTGTTCTTACGTGGGATGAGTATTTTGAGTGTTGCAAATCGCACAGTAGACTATTCTTGATCTCATATGATCCCTTTGAAGTCTAGTTATGAAAGCATTGATCGGTTTGTCAGCGCACATCACACCAATAGCAATAAAGCATTGATCGGTTTGTCATGGCACATCACACCAATAGCAGTTTCTTCTCTTGCCAATTGCCATACATGTGGGGGCGTACAATGGCTAATTTAATTTAACCTTTTTTCTTTAAGGGCTTCTTAAACAATTGTTGCATCAAAAGCTAGGACATTAGGTGGGACGTGATTTTTCTCCTACAAGAAGTCGTCCACCAATTTTCGATCTGTGTTTTCTGTAGTGATGCAAGATGGAAAGTCCGTTTGTTTCCGTTTCAAATTAAGGAGAAGGGCCAAATGCTCTTTCGTGAAATTTCTTTAAAAGAATTGCTTTGGAGCAATCAATTCTTGAGTATGTGGTCTTGTCTTGCCCAAAATTCTAGGCATCAAAACAAAAATGCAGTAGTTGTTAACCACTAATCAAGGCAATGCACATGTTAAATGCAACCATTTTCATTAAACTCCTAGGTGAATTTGCGGTCAGTACCCAAGGATGTGGCCTAGTGATCAATAAAATGGGCTGAGAACTATGAGCTTCAAATCTCAATCTAGACaaaaatactaggtgatttcttccatcTGTCCTAGCGTTGGTGAACAGAGTTACCTTGTACCTGTTGTGCTAGCAGGTGGCAAGCAGGGGCGGCTCAATAAGATCGGTGGCCTAAAACCAACTTTAATGGGAGGCCTTATTTTTTTCTGCTCCGTTTGAAAAATTAACCTATAAATCTATTATAGGTAAAATTTAGGCCTTAACCTCTAGTTATAGGTCTTGAGTTTCAATCTCAGAACAAAAAGAATTTTGATAGACAACGCTTCCCCCTTTAATCGTCAGCCTTGCGTGTCTCGAAATCGAATTAATCGAAAAATTCAATACGAGTACCGAATACcggatgaagaaaaaaaaaaaagagggtccCCTAAAATTTGGGGGCCTAAAGCCCCCGCTTTAGTGGCTTGGCCTTCTGGCCTGCTCTGGTGGCAGGTAACCTAtcgaattagtcgaggtgcgtgcaagctggcccggacaccatggttataaaaaaaatcaattaaaaaaaaagctCTCTTGTTCCTTAAGCTAATAAGCATGATTTAAGCAAAAGCTAAATATTTGCAAACTAGAAAGCATTATGAACAGCGAGTCAACGACCAAACTTGGATCCTTGTTACCTAGGAAACAGTCATCTGTCGGACTGGGAATATTTTACAGAGACATGTAAAGAAATTACAAGGCTGCACAACGAATTCACATTTGCAATAGAGAAGCAAAAATCAAACAGATAAAACAAATGGTCCAACTACattactttttctttttcattactTCCACGTGTGGCAGCACCCCTATTATTGAAATGGTCCACAGGTGCCCTTTTTTCCTATGGTACTATAGTTCCTATTCCTATCCCTTCATTTCCTCTTTTGGTCTATCTACAATCAAGGAAATTCATATGCTCCGCAGACAGAGCAAAGCCCTAGTCGCTCTGAACTGTATCTGTTGAGTCCCTTCTCCTTCGATGACTCGACAAACATGTGCTGATCAGTTGCGAATTCACAGCAAGCATGTAAAGGCAAAGAAAGCAGAGTCCTGCATAAGGAGCCAAGATTGGATAATTTCAATGTTAAATCACGAAAAAGACAAGTATACACCCTCCCTACAACTCCAACTAAATCACAACAATGTGCTACCATTGAActaattaaaaagtttttcacACAATGTGACCACAAAGATATAGCAACAGTATAAGCAGTGAATTTCTGAATGAGCTGCCCTGAGGTGCTCCAAATTGAGGAAGCAAGACTGAAACTGATATAATTAGCATACTGGAAATTAAATAGGAGATTAAATGACTCACCAGCATAGGCAATGGTAATACCTGACGCTATCCTTCCCAAAACTGATAGCACATAAAGAGTAACCACAACCTGGCAATGTAGGATAATTAATAACGTTCATCAATCCATTTTCAGTTAGTATCAAATATAAATATTGGTTGATCGTAGAAGTTATTATAGTTCTATGATTGAGAGTATTCTTTCCTATTTGATCCCTCTGAATTCGACATTTGAAGTTACGATCAGATCTTTTCGTTAAAAAGAATTGATTAAACTCATTTCTTATGTACCCATAGGTACTATATTGGACGAATCAGGTTTCCGAGCAATCTATATTGAGTGACTGCCTAACTACAATTTAGTTAGATTTATTTAATCCCTAATGGATTCAATCAAGTTTAGTGAGATAAGCAGAGttgatttcttttcttctttttttttggttttaatACAGTTTCAATGAGAAACAGAAATAAGTTTTTGAGTTTCTGCATTAATTATCCTAAAGTAGTGAAGTTGGTTAAACATACAAGTACATGAAATGCATTAGTATCAGATAAAACAGGGTAAGTAGTGCTATTTGAAGATGACAGAAATCAGGGCCTAGGTACAAACCCAAACCCCATAACTTTTACActaagaaattcattaaatatattATATACATTTGAAATTTATAGCCCAATTATTAGCACTTAAAGTCGTGTTCTGAACCTTAAAACTTACATATAAAATCGAAAACCTGGCTCAGTAACAAGGACAAGGTTAGTACCTTAATGAACAAGCGCTTATCATGTCCCGTAGTAGAAACCCGGAGAACAGACTCAGCAGCGCCGACAGTATTAGCAAGGCAGGCAAGGACGCGGTTGGCAGTGTCCTGTGAGATCTGCCATTCTAGCGGATCCACAGGAACCGAGATATTCATCTG
Encoded here:
- the LOC132617692 gene encoding reticulon-like protein B22, which codes for MEELNANEEIRPSSRTINPMRKKYVSGPVPFILIICGTLVYYHCAYRNSSIVSLVSDVFIVILCSLAILGLLFRQMNISVPVDPLEWQISQDTANRVLACLANTVGAAESVLRVSTTGHDKRLFIKVVVTLYVLSVLGRIASGITIAYAGLCFLCLYMLAVNSQLISTCLSSHRRRRDSTDTVQSD